Proteins encoded in a region of the Onthophagus taurus isolate NC chromosome 10, IU_Otau_3.0, whole genome shotgun sequence genome:
- the LOC139431630 gene encoding uncharacterized protein, which produces MFSLYGNHKWLHLLDAITTQYYNSKHSTTKMKPSQINSKSVENKLPNTVYNHIKIAGKGNFNIGDVVRISKHKHVFDNGYLPNWTTELFKIVKTQITNPISYLLEDMNGQPINGAFYEFELQRSKQPDVYLVEKVLKRRKNQVFVKWLDNIV; this is translated from the coding sequence atgtttagtctTTACGGAAATCATAAATGGTTACACTTATTGGATGCTATTACAACTCAATATTATAATTCAAAGCATTCAACCACGAAAATGAAACCATctcaaataaattcgaaatctgtagaaaataaacttccCAATACGGTGtacaatcatattaaaattgccggTAAGGGAAACTTTAATATTGGAGATGTAGTTCGCATTAGCAAGCATAAGCATGTCTTCGATAATGGATATTTACCCAACTGGACCACtgagttatttaaaatagttaaaacacaaattacgaatccaatttcttatttattagaagataTGAATGGACAACCTATTAACGGAGCTTTTTATGAATTCGAACTTCAAAGATCCAAACAACCTGATGTGTATCTTGTCgaaaaagtgttaaagagAAGAAAGAATCAAGTGTTCGTTAAGTGGTTAGACAATATCGTTTAG